One window of the Halictus rubicundus isolate RS-2024b chromosome 6, iyHalRubi1_principal, whole genome shotgun sequence genome contains the following:
- the Cwo gene encoding transcription factor cwo isoform X2, translating to MVTHSMDNILNMQYYPANSHVEAAMHSSPLRKRRCLNKEQDPMSHRIIEKRRRDRMNNCLADLSRLIPAEYLKKGRGRVEKTEIIEMAIRHMKHLQNIRQETKHPAVTSAPTHPEDSVDSVSHSTVTSTAAEHYRLGFQECLSETMHFLVEVEGFFARDSLCVQLINHLQQHCERILATSDRLGFPHPEMPTSNGTVNGGYAHTSIPTICQPNAHSDQGSSSGVSSFGDPERPLQSTIIPPPMIVSDDSNHSTHSHSTPPTASCKPSNYKFKSSIKQRFSAERIKSSPPPTTPAEKPSSSHGVPIFALHDGGAFYVPLTVEASLLRPHLNFIPDTGPDTVLHPVTISVNFNQPPAWSNHHSPTHQQT from the exons ATGGTGACGCATAGTATGGACAATATTCTGAATATGCAATATTACCCGGCGAACAGTCACGTCGAGGCGGCGATGCACTCGTCACCGCTGCGGAAAAGGCGTTGTTTGAATAAAGAG CAAGATCCAATGTCTCATAGAATCATCGAAAAACGGAGAAGGGACCGAATGAACAACTGCTTGGCTGACCTAAGCAGACTCATACCTGCCGAGTATCTGAAGAAGGGCAGAGGTCGCGTAGAGAAGACGGAGATCATCGAAATGGCCATTCGTCATATGAAGCATCTTCAAAATATTCGGCAAG AAACGAAGCACCCTGCGGTGACGTCAGCGCCCACGCACCCCGAGGACAGCGTGGACAGCGTCTCCCACTCAACGGTGACGTCCACAGCAGCCGAACACTATAGACTAGGTTTCCAAGAGTGTCTCAGCGAGACCATGCACTTCCTGGTGGAGGTGGAAGGTTTCTTCGCTAGGGACTCTCTGTGTGTGCAGTTGATCAACCATCTGCAACAACACTGCGAGAGGATTTTGGCTACCA GCGACCGGCTAGGCTTCCCTCATCCCGAGATGCCGACGTCGAACGGCACCGTGAACGGCGGCTACGCTCACACCAGCATTCCGACGATATGTCAGCCGAACGCACACTCGGACCAGGGCTCGAGCTCCGGCGTGAGCTCGTTCGGAGATCCGGAGCGTCCCCTGCAGTCGACGATCATCCCGCCGCCGATGATCGTCAGCGACGACAGCAATCACAGCACCCATTCGCACAGCACGCCGCCGACCGCCAGCTGCAAGCCTTCCAATTACAAGTTCAAGAGCTCCATCAAGCAAAGGTTCTCCGCGGAGAGGATAAAGTCGAGCCCTCCGCCGACCACCCCCGCGGAGAAGCCGTCCTCGTCGCACGGGGTGCCGATTTTCGCTCTACACGACGGCGGCGCTTTCTACGTTCCCCTGACAGTCGAAGCGTCGTTGTTGAGGCCACACCTGAACTTCATCCCGGACACCGGGCCGGACACGGTCCTCCATCCGGTGACGATCTCGGTGAACTTCAATCAGCCTCCAGCGTGGTCGAATCATCACAGCCCGACGCATCAGCAGACATAA
- the Cwo gene encoding transcription factor cwo isoform X3, with the protein MSHRIIEKRRRDRMNNCLADLSRLIPAEYLKKGRGRVEKTEIIEMAIRHMKHLQNIRQETKHPAVTSAPTHPEDSVDSVSHSTVTSTAAEHYRLGFQECLSETMHFLVEVEGFFARDSLCVQLINHLQQHCERILATSDRLGFPHPEMPTSNGTVNGGYAHTSIPTICQPNAHSDQGSSSGVSSFGDPERPLQSTIIPPPMIVSDDSNHSTHSHSTPPTASCKPSNYKFKSSIKQRFSAERIKSSPPPTTPAEKPSSSHGVPIFALHDGGAFYVPLTVEASLLRPHLNFIPDTGPDTVLHPVTISVNFNQPPAWSNHHSPTHQQT; encoded by the exons ATGTCTCATAGAATCATCGAAAAACGGAGAAGGGACCGAATGAACAACTGCTTGGCTGACCTAAGCAGACTCATACCTGCCGAGTATCTGAAGAAGGGCAGAGGTCGCGTAGAGAAGACGGAGATCATCGAAATGGCCATTCGTCATATGAAGCATCTTCAAAATATTCGGCAAG AAACGAAGCACCCTGCGGTGACGTCAGCGCCCACGCACCCCGAGGACAGCGTGGACAGCGTCTCCCACTCAACGGTGACGTCCACAGCAGCCGAACACTATAGACTAGGTTTCCAAGAGTGTCTCAGCGAGACCATGCACTTCCTGGTGGAGGTGGAAGGTTTCTTCGCTAGGGACTCTCTGTGTGTGCAGTTGATCAACCATCTGCAACAACACTGCGAGAGGATTTTGGCTACCA GCGACCGGCTAGGCTTCCCTCATCCCGAGATGCCGACGTCGAACGGCACCGTGAACGGCGGCTACGCTCACACCAGCATTCCGACGATATGTCAGCCGAACGCACACTCGGACCAGGGCTCGAGCTCCGGCGTGAGCTCGTTCGGAGATCCGGAGCGTCCCCTGCAGTCGACGATCATCCCGCCGCCGATGATCGTCAGCGACGACAGCAATCACAGCACCCATTCGCACAGCACGCCGCCGACCGCCAGCTGCAAGCCTTCCAATTACAAGTTCAAGAGCTCCATCAAGCAAAGGTTCTCCGCGGAGAGGATAAAGTCGAGCCCTCCGCCGACCACCCCCGCGGAGAAGCCGTCCTCGTCGCACGGGGTGCCGATTTTCGCTCTACACGACGGCGGCGCTTTCTACGTTCCCCTGACAGTCGAAGCGTCGTTGTTGAGGCCACACCTGAACTTCATCCCGGACACCGGGCCGGACACGGTCCTCCATCCGGTGACGATCTCGGTGAACTTCAATCAGCCTCCAGCGTGGTCGAATCATCACAGCCCGACGCATCAGCAGACATAA